In the uncultured Erythrobacter sp. genome, GACGTAAGGCGCAGCGGTCGCGCAGAAGCCTTCGATGGCAGCGCTCGCCAGGCCCCGGCGCCCGATGCGCTGGATCACCCGCACGCGGGGATCGGTCAGCGCAAGCGCGCGCGCCTCATCCGCCGTGCCGTCGCGGCTATCATCATCGACGATGATCACTTCCCAAACCGCCGCCGTACCGATGGCGCGGTCGATCCGCTCGACCAGCGGGCCGAGATTGCCGCGCTCGTTGAGGGTGGGCAGAATGATGGCGAGTTCGAGTGTCATGGGCGAAGGCTCTGCCCAGCTTTCGGCAGGCTCGAAATCAGTGTCTGCGTTGGGCACGAAGAAGGCGCTTTCCATAGCGCCTTAGTGGACCATAATTCTTTATAAACCATAACTGGGCCGAGGCAGCTTGCGTCAGAGCCGTTCGCGCACCGCAGCGCCGATCGCCGCCGTGCCGTGACTGCCGCCCAGATCGCCGCCGAGGATGCCGTCGGCGAGCGCCTTGCCAACCGCCGCTTCGATCCGCACCGCCTCAGCTTCAAGGCCGAAAGAATGGCGCAGCATCATGGCCGCGGACAGGATCGTCGCCATCGGGTTGGCCTTGCCCTGCCCGGCAATATCCGGCGCGCTGCCGTGAATCGGTTCATAGAGGCCGAAGGTGCCATGCGCGGTCTCACGCTCGCCCAGCGAAGCGCTCGGCAGCAGGCCGATGGAGCCGACCGCGGCGCTCGCCAGATCGCTCAGAATATCGCCGAACAGGTTGCCGGTCAGCACCACGCCGAAGCGTTCAGGGTGGCTCACGACCTGCATCGCCGCATTATCGACATACATGTGATCGAGCGTGACGCCGGGGTATTCCGCCGCCACTTCCACAACCACATCGCGCCACAATTGGCTGGTTTCGAGCACATTGGCCTTGTCGACACTGGTCAGCGGCAGGCCCGAACTTGCCGCCGCACGGAAAGCGACATGAGCAATGCGGCGCACTTCGCTGTCGGCATAGGACATCGCGTCCCAGCCCTCACGCTCGCCTGCGTCATTGGTGCGCTGGCCCTTGGCACCGAAATAGACGTCGCCGGTCAGTTCGCGCACGATCAGCATGTCGAGCCGCGCCGCGATGTCAGCCCGCAGCGGCGAAAGGTGCTCCAGCCCGGCAAACACCCGCGCCGGGCGCAGGTTGGCGAACAGGCCAAGATGTTTGCGCAGGCCAAGGATCGCCTGCTCCGGGCGCAGGTGACGCTCCAACGCGTCGCAGGTCGGATCGCCCACCGCGCCAAACAGGATCGCGTCCGCCGCGCGCGCCATCACCAGCGTCTCTTCGGGCAGCGGGTGCCCGTGGCGATGATAGGCCGCGCCGCCGACATCGCCGGTAAACAGCGTCAATCCCGGCAAACCGAGTGTTTCCAGCACCGCCACGGCCTCTGCCGTGACCTCGGGGCCGATCCCGTCGCCGGGCAGGACTGCGATCTTCATGGTAACGTCTCTCACCCCATGCGCGCCAACCGTTCGGTCAGCAGCCTGCGCGCGCCCATAACATCGCCCTTGTGGCCTGCAAGCAGGTAGTGCGAGAGTTGGCGCTCGAGTATCCCCAGCAAAGCGGCTTGCGCGGGCCAATCGGGCGCATCGAGCAGCGCCCCGCCGCCGTAGCCCAATTCGCGCAGCAGCATCGTTTCGTAAGCGATCAGCCCGCTCACCCACCCGCGCGCCGAGGGGGCCACGGCAATCGCGCCCAGCAGCGCGTCGAGCGCTTCATAGAGGTCGGGATAGGCCTGACGTTCGGGCAAGGCGGTCGCAGAAAGCCCGCACACCCACTGGATCGCGGCGGCCGGCAGCGGCTCGGTCATCAAGGCGGCGCGGGAGTGTTCCAGCTCAAGCCGCGCGAAGGGCAGCTGGTTGGCCGAACGGGTGGTAAGCTCGACCGCGACCCGGTTACCCGGCACCATCACCGCCCGCATCTGCCGCCCGCGTCCGCCAGCGACGTAGGCGGCGATCAGGCCATGCTCAGCCGTCAGCAGCCGCGCAATCGCCCCGGTCTCGCCCTGATGGCGTGAGGCGAGCAGAATGGCAGGGGCGCGCAGGTTCATGCCCGCGCAACCCGCTTAGTTGGAGGTATTCTTGGCTTCCAGCGCAGCCAGCCGGGCTTCAAGCGCATCGGCCTGCTCGCGGGCCTTTTGGGCCATCGCCTTGACCGTTTCGAATTCCTCGCGGCTCACGAAATCGATCCCGCCGAACGCTTCACGCAGCCGTTCGCGCGCGCTTTCGCGGGCTTCGCGGCTCATGCCCGCCATGGTTCCGGCGGCGCTATTGGCGAGTTTGACGAGGTCGGCGATGATCGGGTTCTGGCTTTGCATTCTGTCTTTCTGGGGATGCTTGCCCTGAAGTGCAAGCATCCTCCTCGCTTTCGCAATCTGGCGATTGCTTCGCTGCGGGCGCCCGGTCGGGCTTGCGGACGCGCTTCGCCGTCCGAGAATACACATTACAAATCCTGAGACCTACAATTGTACCCGCGTGGCCGCGCCATCGGCGCCTTGCGGCCCGCCGTCGGGGTTGGCGGCGATGAACTGGTAGTTGAGCGCCGTCGCAAAGCACAGCCATGCCAGATAGGGTATGAGTAGCAGCGCCGCCGGGCGCCGCACTCGCCACACCAGCGCGAGCGC is a window encoding:
- the leuB gene encoding 3-isopropylmalate dehydrogenase, which translates into the protein MKIAVLPGDGIGPEVTAEAVAVLETLGLPGLTLFTGDVGGAAYHRHGHPLPEETLVMARAADAILFGAVGDPTCDALERHLRPEQAILGLRKHLGLFANLRPARVFAGLEHLSPLRADIAARLDMLIVRELTGDVYFGAKGQRTNDAGEREGWDAMSYADSEVRRIAHVAFRAAASSGLPLTSVDKANVLETSQLWRDVVVEVAAEYPGVTLDHMYVDNAAMQVVSHPERFGVVLTGNLFGDILSDLASAAVGSIGLLPSASLGERETAHGTFGLYEPIHGSAPDIAGQGKANPMATILSAAMMLRHSFGLEAEAVRIEAAVGKALADGILGGDLGGSHGTAAIGAAVRERL
- a CDS encoding recombination protein O N-terminal domain-containing protein, which gives rise to MNLRAPAILLASRHQGETGAIARLLTAEHGLIAAYVAGGRGRQMRAVMVPGNRVAVELTTRSANQLPFARLELEHSRAALMTEPLPAAAIQWVCGLSATALPERQAYPDLYEALDALLGAIAVAPSARGWVSGLIAYETMLLRELGYGGGALLDAPDWPAQAALLGILERQLSHYLLAGHKGDVMGARRLLTERLARMG
- a CDS encoding accessory factor UbiK family protein: MQSQNPIIADLVKLANSAAGTMAGMSREARESARERLREAFGGIDFVSREEFETVKAMAQKAREQADALEARLAALEAKNTSN